From one Acidobacteriota bacterium genomic stretch:
- a CDS encoding type II toxin-antitoxin system HicB family antitoxin, with amino-acid sequence MTRQLTALIEREGDGYVSLCPEVDIASQGKTIEEARENLREALELFFQTASPEEIRTRLHDEIYVTRVEVPIG; translated from the coding sequence ATGACTCGACAGCTGACTGCTCTGATCGAACGTGAAGGAGACGGGTATGTCTCTCTCTGCCCCGAGGTTGATATCGCCAGCCAGGGGAAGACGATCGAGGAAGCTCGTGAGAACCTTCGCGAAGCGCTCGAACTCTTCTTCCAAACAGCGTCGCCAGAGGAGATCAGGACCCGCCTTCATGACGAGATCTACGTGACGCGCGTCGAGGTTCCGATTGGCTAG
- a CDS encoding DUF433 domain-containing protein has translation MKVSDTLTWRNNLNFDIYDGNDPRELPAYTIPEGAQYLGIKPTTLRAWALGHRRKMGDGFEFKPVLRLPPGQNMLAFVNLVEAFVIDGLRRRHSVSLQKLRPAIELLETLAPDQPHPLSAIDLAVLDREVFANIEGQLISLTGRGQAGMKEILARFLSRVERDPGEVLASRFYPFVRAGCELSEPKAVMIDPRISFGRPVIRGTGVPTAIVAERFKAGESFAELSDDYGIEQAMIEDAIRCELDLAA, from the coding sequence ATGAAGGTCAGCGACACTCTGACCTGGAGGAATAACCTGAACTTCGACATCTACGACGGTAACGATCCTCGGGAACTGCCGGCGTACACCATTCCGGAAGGAGCCCAGTATCTCGGGATCAAGCCCACCACATTGCGCGCGTGGGCACTCGGCCACCGGCGGAAGATGGGAGACGGGTTCGAGTTCAAGCCGGTGCTGCGTCTCCCCCCCGGTCAGAACATGCTCGCGTTCGTGAATCTCGTCGAAGCATTCGTCATCGATGGCCTGCGAAGACGCCACAGCGTCTCCCTCCAGAAACTGCGCCCCGCCATCGAGCTTCTCGAAACGCTCGCCCCGGATCAGCCTCATCCGCTTTCCGCCATCGATCTCGCTGTGTTGGATCGCGAGGTGTTCGCGAACATCGAAGGGCAACTGATCAGTCTCACGGGCCGGGGGCAGGCCGGGATGAAGGAGATTCTGGCGCGGTTCCTCTCTCGTGTCGAACGCGATCCTGGCGAAGTCCTGGCCTCGCGGTTCTATCCGTTCGTCCGCGCAGGTTGCGAGCTGTCCGAGCCGAAGGCCGTCATGATCGACCCGCGAATTTCATTCGGCCGGCCGGTCATCCGCGGGACAGGCGTTCCGACGGCGATCGTTGCCGAACGGTTCAAAGCCGGTGAGTCGTTCGCCGAACTTTCGGATGATTACGGGATCGAGCAAGCGATGATCGAGGATGCCATACGTTGTGAGCTCGATCTCGCTGCTTGA
- a CDS encoding DUF2075 domain-containing protein, translating into MPRAWYAASIEEFVESRIETIFGTISRNCGGDIDAEQNDAWARQIDFLQAKLGGLRGTILFEYAIPRMGRRVDVVLLVGAVVFVVEFKVHSATFDRGAIEQVWDYALDLKNFHEASHHAPIVPILLATEAPRTAVEVVRDPDGVYRPIPVALDDFREVLDRMLGTIEGPTIDGKAWLRAPYRPTPTIVEAARALYAQHSVESIARSDAGAQNLAVTSQHIEDLVEEAKRTRRKVVCFVTGVPGAGKTLVGLNVATQSREEEHTDPAVYLSGNGPLVEVLREALARDEFSRRKADGASITKTKIKESVKAFIQNVHHFRDDALADRDNAPAEHVAIFDEAQRAWNREKASNWMRRKKNVVGFSQSEPEFLIETMDRHDDWAVVVCLVGGGQEINEGEAGIDAWLNAVTTTFPDWRMHISSRLTDSEYAAGNALDFVRNRPGTVFDDSLHLAVSMRSFRAENVSEFVKALLDREIADARSSFERLADKYPIVLTRDLDAAKEWVRSQSRGSERYGLLASSNAFRLKPHAIDVRAKINPIHWFLNGRDDTRSSWYLEDAATEFQVQGLELDWTCVTWDGDLRFDRRGWGYHNFKGSKWQNVKKSENRQYLLNAYRVLLTRARQGMVIFVPPGNRSDPTRPPENYDATAQYLREVGLPELR; encoded by the coding sequence ATGCCGAGGGCGTGGTATGCGGCGTCGATCGAGGAGTTCGTCGAGAGCCGGATCGAGACGATCTTCGGGACGATCTCACGCAACTGCGGCGGCGACATCGACGCCGAGCAGAACGACGCCTGGGCTCGCCAGATCGATTTCCTCCAGGCGAAGCTCGGCGGGCTGCGCGGCACGATCCTCTTCGAATACGCCATTCCGCGAATGGGGCGGCGGGTCGATGTCGTACTGCTCGTCGGCGCGGTGGTGTTCGTCGTGGAGTTCAAGGTGCACAGCGCGACGTTCGACCGTGGCGCGATCGAACAGGTCTGGGACTACGCCCTCGACCTCAAGAACTTCCACGAGGCGAGTCATCACGCACCGATCGTCCCGATTCTCCTTGCGACGGAGGCTCCGAGGACTGCGGTCGAGGTCGTTCGGGATCCCGATGGTGTCTATCGGCCGATCCCGGTTGCTCTCGATGATTTCCGGGAGGTGCTCGATCGGATGCTGGGGACGATTGAAGGACCAACAATCGACGGCAAAGCGTGGCTTCGCGCTCCCTACCGGCCGACTCCGACGATCGTTGAGGCCGCGCGAGCGCTCTACGCGCAGCATTCGGTCGAATCGATCGCACGTAGCGATGCCGGTGCTCAGAACCTCGCCGTGACGTCGCAACACATCGAGGATCTGGTCGAGGAGGCGAAGCGGACGCGGCGCAAGGTCGTCTGCTTCGTTACCGGCGTCCCCGGTGCGGGTAAGACGCTCGTCGGCCTCAATGTCGCGACGCAGAGTCGCGAGGAGGAGCACACCGATCCGGCGGTCTATCTCTCGGGAAACGGTCCGCTCGTCGAGGTGCTGCGCGAAGCGCTCGCGCGAGACGAGTTCAGTCGAAGGAAGGCGGACGGCGCATCGATTACCAAAACGAAGATCAAGGAAAGCGTCAAGGCGTTCATCCAGAATGTCCATCACTTCCGCGATGATGCGCTGGCCGACCGCGACAACGCGCCCGCCGAGCACGTCGCGATCTTCGACGAGGCGCAGCGCGCATGGAACCGGGAAAAGGCATCCAACTGGATGCGGCGGAAGAAGAACGTGGTCGGCTTTTCCCAGTCGGAGCCGGAGTTCCTGATCGAGACGATGGATCGCCACGACGACTGGGCGGTCGTCGTCTGTCTTGTCGGAGGAGGTCAGGAAATCAACGAGGGAGAGGCGGGCATCGATGCCTGGCTGAACGCGGTCACGACGACCTTTCCCGACTGGAGGATGCACATCTCCTCGCGACTCACTGACAGCGAGTATGCCGCGGGCAATGCACTCGATTTCGTTCGCAACCGGCCCGGAACCGTGTTCGACGATTCGCTCCATCTCGCCGTGTCGATGCGATCGTTCCGGGCCGAGAACGTCTCCGAGTTCGTGAAAGCGCTTCTCGATCGCGAGATCGCCGACGCCCGCTCGTCGTTCGAGCGGTTAGCGGACAAGTATCCGATCGTGCTCACCCGCGACCTCGATGCGGCAAAAGAGTGGGTGAGGAGCCAAAGCCGAGGTTCGGAGCGATACGGGCTGCTCGCGTCGTCGAATGCGTTCCGGCTGAAGCCGCATGCGATCGACGTGCGTGCGAAGATCAATCCGATCCACTGGTTCCTCAACGGAAGGGATGACACCCGATCGAGCTGGTATCTCGAGGACGCGGCCACCGAGTTTCAGGTGCAGGGGTTAGAGCTCGACTGGACGTGCGTGACCTGGGACGGTGACCTGCGTTTCGACCGCCGCGGCTGGGGCTACCACAACTTCAAAGGGTCGAAGTGGCAGAACGTGAAAAAGTCCGAGAACCGGCAGTATCTGCTGAACGCCTACCGCGTGCTTCTGACCCGCGCACGGCAGGGGATGGTGATCTTCGTGCCGCCCGGGAATCGCAGTGATCCGACCCGTCCGCCCGAGAATTACGACGCAACCGCACAGTATCTGCGTGAGGTGGGCCTGCCGGAGCTGCGATAG